In one window of Limnohabitans sp. MORI2 DNA:
- a CDS encoding TIGR00730 family Rossman fold protein has product MDGMLDPHDRRLAEAWETLKAHYDNGDSITPESNRLAFADPEFLLRRETRGLRIQLEMLKPDLAQKEHGIEHTVVVFGSARFRSEEVAHQELIRARATGDEQQIAKAETLVRNARFYEQARALGHTITKFSTLQPEHNKLFICTGGGPGIMEAANRGAQEAGGISVGLNIALPHEQTPNPYITPDLSFKFHYFALRKMHFMMRAKALVAFPGGFGTLDELFETLTLVQCKKSKPVPIVLFGSSYWKRLLHLDVLVEEGVVSEEDLDLFKYVDSVDDAWNFIRSFYEL; this is encoded by the coding sequence ATGGATGGAATGCTAGACCCTCACGACCGACGCCTTGCCGAAGCTTGGGAAACCCTCAAAGCACACTACGACAACGGCGACTCAATCACCCCCGAATCCAATCGCTTGGCGTTTGCAGACCCTGAGTTTTTGCTACGCCGCGAAACGCGCGGCTTGCGCATTCAACTCGAAATGCTCAAGCCTGATTTGGCGCAAAAAGAGCATGGCATCGAACACACGGTGGTGGTGTTTGGCAGTGCACGTTTTCGCAGCGAAGAGGTGGCTCACCAAGAGCTCATTCGTGCACGCGCTACAGGCGATGAGCAGCAAATTGCGAAAGCCGAAACCTTGGTGCGTAACGCACGCTTTTACGAGCAAGCGCGCGCATTGGGCCATACCATCACCAAGTTCAGCACCTTGCAACCTGAACACAACAAGCTGTTCATCTGCACAGGCGGAGGCCCCGGCATCATGGAAGCGGCCAATCGAGGTGCGCAAGAAGCAGGCGGCATCAGCGTGGGGCTCAACATTGCCCTGCCCCATGAGCAAACACCCAACCCCTACATCACGCCCGATCTGAGCTTCAAATTTCACTACTTTGCGTTGCGCAAGATGCACTTCATGATGCGCGCCAAAGCTTTGGTGGCCTTCCCCGGTGGCTTTGGCACCTTGGATGAATTGTTTGAAACACTGACTTTGGTGCAATGCAAAAAATCCAAGCCCGTGCCCATCGTACTGTTTGGCAGCAGCTACTGGAAGCGCTTGCTGCACCTCGATGTGCTGGTGGAAGAAGGCGTGGTGTCTGAAGAAGACTTGGACTTGTTCAAATACGTCGACAGCGTAGACGACGCATGGAACTTTATTCGCTCTTTTTATGAACTCTGA
- a CDS encoding MFS transporter, with amino-acid sequence MKRELAKLIAGQVCLHACMAGMRMAAPLMALRNGQSEAAVGVLLAMFALTQVFLALPAGRYADLHGLKRPVMWSVLMGAMGAGVAALWPIFPVLCFSGLMTGGATGIAIIALQRHVGRAAQGLAQMKQAFSWLSIAPAFSNFIGPLMAGLLIDHAGFQWAFAAMALLPVIAWLWIRQAHELPKVVKPEGHENNSAWDLLNEPMFRRLLMVNWFLSACWDVHTFVVPILGHERGLSASAIGSILGSFALAAAFIRMMMPFIAARLLEWQVITGAMLITSFMLAVYPFTETAWLMGVCSVLVGLSLGGVQPMVMSTLHQITPEHRHGEALGLRLMGINASSVLMPMVFGAAGTVIGISGVFWCVSAVVGLGSRSAYQLRVHKKSE; translated from the coding sequence TTGAAACGTGAACTCGCCAAGCTGATTGCAGGCCAAGTGTGTTTGCACGCCTGCATGGCCGGCATGCGCATGGCAGCCCCTTTGATGGCTTTGCGCAACGGCCAAAGCGAAGCCGCGGTGGGTGTGCTGCTGGCCATGTTTGCTTTGACCCAAGTGTTCTTGGCTTTGCCCGCTGGGCGTTACGCCGACTTGCATGGTTTGAAACGCCCCGTCATGTGGAGCGTACTGATGGGCGCGATGGGCGCAGGGGTCGCTGCCTTGTGGCCCATCTTCCCCGTGTTGTGTTTCAGTGGATTGATGACGGGCGGTGCGACAGGCATTGCCATCATCGCCTTGCAGCGCCACGTGGGACGCGCTGCGCAAGGCTTGGCGCAAATGAAGCAAGCGTTCAGTTGGTTGTCAATCGCGCCTGCGTTTTCTAATTTCATAGGCCCCTTGATGGCGGGCTTGTTGATTGACCATGCCGGTTTTCAGTGGGCATTTGCGGCCATGGCTTTGTTGCCTGTGATCGCGTGGCTGTGGATTCGCCAAGCCCATGAGTTACCCAAAGTGGTCAAGCCCGAAGGTCACGAAAACAACAGCGCATGGGACTTGTTGAATGAACCCATGTTTCGCCGCTTGTTGATGGTGAATTGGTTTTTATCCGCTTGTTGGGACGTGCACACCTTTGTGGTGCCCATCTTGGGCCACGAGCGTGGCCTCAGTGCTTCGGCCATTGGTTCTATCTTGGGCTCATTTGCGTTGGCGGCCGCTTTCATTCGCATGATGATGCCCTTCATCGCCGCGCGATTGCTAGAGTGGCAAGTCATCACGGGTGCCATGCTCATTACCTCATTTATGTTGGCCGTGTACCCGTTCACCGAGACAGCGTGGTTGATGGGTGTGTGTTCGGTGTTGGTGGGCTTGTCGCTCGGGGGCGTTCAGCCGATGGTGATGAGCACCTTGCATCAAATCACGCCTGAGCATCGGCACGGTGAGGCGCTGGGCTTGCGCTTGATGGGTATTAATGCATCGAGCGTGCTGATGCCCATGGTGTTTGGTGCGGCAGGCACCGTCATTGGCATCAGCGGGGTATTCTGGTGTGTGTCGGCGGTGGTGGGTTTGGGCTCACGCAGCGCTTATCAGCTCAGAGTTCATAAAAAGAGCGAATAA
- the uvrC gene encoding excinuclease ABC subunit UvrC: protein MSEDTTPEKNTSRHAPELLAQVASLPALPGVYRYFDAQEQVLYVGKAINLKKRVSSYFQKDHGGTRIGHMVGKIARMETTVVRSEAEALLLENNLIKTLKPKYNILFRDDKSYPYLKVTHASTSAAAQSSGHPSAAQVSRIVYYRGAVDKRHHYFGPYPSVWAVREAIQLLQKVFRLRTCEDTVFNNRTRPCLLFQIKRCSGPCVGQISAADYQRDVDSAMRLLKGETQEVMAAIEARMMAHSEKLEFEQAAELRNQMSALSKVLHQQAVDTVGDQDVDILAVKVQGGKACVNLAMVRGGRHLGDRPYFPVHVDQDEPADVLEAFISQHYLEVPVPPTLITSHAVDKALLQALTEQTGVKITAVHQPREQRRIWLEMAQQNADIQLARLLAEEGSQQARTRALAEALDLAMEDLEQMRVECFDISHTAGEATQASCVVYHHHKMQSAEYRRYNIDDITGGDDYAAMRQVLVRRYNKLAEAVRAGEGKLPDLVLIDGGKGQVSMAREVFESLGLDLSRIVGVEKGEGRKVGLEELVFADGREKVYLGRDSAALMLVAQIRDEAHRFAITGMRAARAKVRVGGSKLEDIPGVGPKKRAKLLQRFGGVRGVADASVADLCTVEGISEELAQTIYNALR, encoded by the coding sequence ATGTCTGAAGACACCACGCCCGAAAAAAATACATCACGCCACGCGCCCGAGCTACTGGCCCAAGTGGCCAGCTTACCTGCGCTGCCGGGCGTGTACCGCTACTTCGACGCGCAAGAGCAAGTGCTCTACGTGGGCAAGGCCATCAACCTGAAAAAGCGGGTGTCGAGCTATTTCCAAAAAGACCACGGCGGCACACGCATTGGCCACATGGTGGGCAAGATTGCACGCATGGAAACCACGGTGGTGCGCTCTGAGGCCGAGGCGCTGCTGCTTGAGAACAACCTCATCAAAACGCTCAAGCCCAAGTACAACATCTTGTTTCGCGACGACAAGAGCTACCCGTACTTGAAGGTCACGCACGCCAGCACCAGCGCAGCAGCGCAAAGCTCGGGCCATCCTTCGGCGGCGCAGGTCTCGCGCATCGTGTACTACCGTGGCGCGGTGGACAAACGCCACCATTACTTTGGCCCATACCCCAGCGTGTGGGCGGTGCGCGAAGCGATTCAGCTCTTGCAAAAAGTGTTTCGCTTGCGCACCTGCGAAGACACGGTGTTCAACAACCGCACGCGCCCGTGCTTGCTGTTTCAAATCAAGCGTTGCTCAGGCCCGTGCGTGGGCCAAATTTCAGCAGCCGACTACCAGCGCGATGTCGACAGCGCCATGCGTTTGCTCAAGGGCGAAACCCAAGAGGTGATGGCCGCGATTGAAGCGCGCATGATGGCGCACTCTGAAAAGCTAGAGTTTGAACAAGCCGCCGAGCTGCGCAACCAAATGAGCGCTCTGTCTAAAGTGCTGCACCAGCAAGCGGTAGACACCGTGGGCGACCAGGATGTGGACATCCTCGCCGTCAAAGTGCAAGGCGGCAAAGCGTGTGTGAACTTGGCCATGGTGCGCGGTGGCCGCCACTTGGGTGACAGACCGTATTTCCCCGTGCATGTGGACCAAGACGAACCTGCCGATGTGCTGGAGGCGTTCATCAGTCAGCACTACTTAGAAGTGCCCGTGCCGCCCACGCTCATCACCAGCCATGCGGTGGACAAGGCGCTGCTGCAAGCCTTGACCGAGCAAACAGGCGTCAAGATCACAGCGGTGCACCAACCGCGCGAGCAGCGTCGCATTTGGCTGGAGATGGCGCAGCAAAACGCCGACATTCAACTGGCCCGCTTGCTGGCCGAAGAAGGCTCGCAACAAGCCCGTACCCGCGCCTTGGCCGAGGCGCTGGACTTGGCCATGGAAGACCTGGAACAAATGCGTGTGGAGTGCTTTGACATTTCGCACACTGCGGGCGAGGCCACGCAGGCGTCGTGCGTGGTGTACCACCATCACAAAATGCAAAGCGCCGAATACCGCCGCTACAACATCGACGACATTACCGGCGGCGACGACTACGCCGCCATGCGCCAAGTGCTGGTGCGCCGCTACAACAAGCTGGCAGAGGCCGTGCGCGCAGGCGAGGGCAAGTTGCCCGACCTCGTGCTGATTGATGGCGGCAAAGGCCAAGTGAGCATGGCGCGTGAGGTGTTTGAATCGTTGGGCCTTGACCTCTCGCGCATCGTGGGTGTGGAAAAAGGCGAGGGCCGCAAAGTGGGCCTAGAAGAGTTGGTGTTCGCCGATGGGCGTGAGAAGGTCTACCTAGGCCGCGACTCGGCAGCACTCATGTTGGTGGCGCAAATACGCGACGAGGCGCACCGCTTTGCCATCACCGGCATGCGCGCCGCACGCGCCAAAGTGCGCGTGGGTGGCAGCAAGCTCGAAGACATTCCGGGCGTGGGGCCGAAGAAACGCGCCAAGCTGCTGCAACGCTTTGGCGGCGTGCGTGGTGTGGCCGATGCCAGCGTGGCCGACCTGTGCACGGTCGAAGGCATTTCAGAAGAGTTGGCGCAGACGATTTACAACGCGTTGCGCTAG
- the earP gene encoding elongation factor P maturation arginine rhamnosyltransferase EarP, translating into MNFSHAPSTTATPALRWDVFCRVIDNHGDLGVCWRLCADLAQRGQRVRLWVDDASALAWMAPQGCTGVNVHAWPASKSDYTDCADVVIEAFGCELPEHVQSTIASQQPTPVVWINLEYLSAEDFVERCHGLPSPVMSGPAKGCTKWFFYPGFTPATGGLLREPDLQKRQAAFIPDEWLNQLNLPLRMHAQRMSLFCYEPAVLSTWLKQLAKQPLPVDILVARGRPQAAVKTALDHLGWANTASTWQQGISSAQGQLVLHPLPYLSQTDFDHLLWSCDLNMVRGEDSLVRALWAGKPFVWHIYPQDDNAHHVKLEAFLNSLQAPTSLREFHLAWNGISTSFTTPDSEVLKTWLTATQAMRQRLQWQVDLTTQLLLHTFKTTFKN; encoded by the coding sequence GTGAATTTCAGCCACGCCCCATCAACGACCGCCACACCTGCTTTGCGCTGGGATGTGTTTTGTCGCGTCATCGACAACCACGGCGACTTGGGCGTGTGCTGGCGGTTGTGCGCCGACCTCGCACAGCGCGGCCAACGTGTGCGCCTGTGGGTGGACGATGCATCAGCCTTGGCTTGGATGGCTCCGCAGGGCTGCACAGGTGTCAATGTCCACGCGTGGCCAGCATCCAAAAGCGACTACACCGATTGTGCCGATGTGGTGATTGAAGCCTTTGGCTGCGAATTGCCTGAACATGTACAGAGCACGATTGCGTCACAGCAACCCACACCCGTCGTGTGGATCAACCTCGAATACCTGAGTGCAGAAGATTTTGTGGAACGCTGCCACGGACTGCCCTCCCCCGTGATGAGTGGTCCTGCCAAAGGCTGCACCAAGTGGTTTTTCTACCCAGGCTTCACGCCTGCCACTGGTGGCTTGTTGCGTGAACCTGATTTACAGAAACGCCAAGCAGCATTCATTCCTGATGAGTGGCTAAATCAGCTGAACTTGCCACTGCGTATGCATGCACAGCGCATGTCTTTGTTCTGCTACGAACCTGCCGTGCTCAGCACATGGTTGAAGCAACTTGCAAAACAACCATTACCGGTTGACATATTGGTTGCCCGTGGTCGACCACAAGCAGCGGTGAAGACGGCGCTAGACCACTTAGGCTGGGCAAATACCGCCAGCACATGGCAGCAAGGCATTTCGTCCGCACAAGGTCAATTGGTTCTGCATCCGCTGCCTTATCTCAGCCAAACCGACTTTGACCATCTGCTGTGGTCTTGCGACTTGAATATGGTGAGAGGCGAAGATTCACTGGTTCGCGCACTGTGGGCTGGCAAGCCGTTCGTGTGGCACATCTATCCTCAAGACGACAATGCACATCACGTCAAGTTAGAAGCTTTCCTAAACTCATTGCAAGCACCAACAAGTCTGCGCGAATTTCATCTTGCGTGGAATGGGATCAGCACCTCATTCACGACACCTGACTCTGAAGTGCTTAAGACATGGCTCACAGCGACTCAAGCAATGCGCCAACGCTTGCAATGGCAAGTCGACTTAACCACGCAGCTTTTGCTTCATACCTTTAAAACGACTTTCAAAAATTGA
- a CDS encoding D-glycerate dehydrogenase produces MKHKIIVARPIFEETLARLREHFDVTDNQADVAWTKATWTQALSQHAGALTTGSDPVDAEVLKACPNLKAVANMAVGYNNFDVPAMTAQGVQASNTPDVLTETTADFGFALLMATARRMAESEHYLRRGEWTQWRYDMFAGAEVHGSTIGIIGMGRIGQGIARRAAYGFGMKVIYHNRSRLSAEAEAECKATYVSKEELLKTADHVMLVVPYSAASHHTIGAAELAQMKPTATLINIARGGIVDDAALAVALRDKRIAAAGLDVFEGEPKVHPDLLTVPNVVLTPHIASASMPTRMAMANLAADNLISYFTQGKSLTPLNTVAA; encoded by the coding sequence ATGAAACACAAAATCATTGTTGCGCGTCCTATTTTTGAAGAAACTTTGGCGCGTTTGCGCGAGCACTTTGATGTGACCGATAACCAAGCTGATGTGGCTTGGACCAAAGCCACCTGGACACAAGCGTTGTCGCAGCATGCGGGCGCACTCACCACAGGCTCTGACCCCGTGGATGCTGAAGTGCTCAAAGCTTGCCCCAACCTCAAGGCGGTCGCCAACATGGCGGTGGGATACAACAACTTTGATGTGCCAGCCATGACGGCTCAAGGTGTGCAAGCCAGCAACACGCCCGACGTGTTGACCGAAACGACGGCCGACTTCGGCTTTGCATTGTTGATGGCCACTGCGCGTCGCATGGCGGAGAGCGAACACTACCTGCGTCGTGGCGAATGGACGCAATGGCGCTACGATATGTTTGCTGGCGCAGAGGTGCATGGCAGCACCATTGGCATCATTGGCATGGGACGCATTGGCCAAGGCATTGCGCGACGCGCTGCATATGGCTTTGGCATGAAGGTCATTTATCACAACCGTTCACGCTTGAGTGCTGAGGCAGAAGCCGAATGCAAAGCCACGTATGTGAGCAAAGAAGAATTGCTCAAAACTGCAGACCATGTAATGCTGGTCGTGCCCTACAGCGCAGCCTCTCATCACACGATTGGTGCTGCAGAGCTGGCGCAAATGAAACCAACAGCCACACTGATTAACATCGCACGCGGCGGCATTGTGGATGACGCGGCTTTGGCTGTAGCCTTGCGTGACAAGCGCATAGCAGCCGCGGGCTTGGATGTGTTTGAGGGCGAACCCAAAGTGCATCCTGATTTGTTGACTGTGCCCAACGTCGTGCTCACGCCGCACATTGCCAGTGCCTCTATGCCAACGCGCATGGCGATGGCCAATTTGGCAGCCGACAACCTCATCAGCTATTTCACGCAAGGCAAATCTCTGACGCCCTTGAACACGGTGGCCGCATGA
- the serB gene encoding phosphoserine phosphatase SerB, whose amino-acid sequence MTSATEFAPSLVVQGFTPPLSLSAFKLIAFDMDSTLINIECIDEIADAAGRKAEVAAITEAAMRGEITDFKDSLRRRVALLKGVPESALHEVFEQRLRLNPGAKTLVDTCKAHGMKVLLVSGGFTFFADRVCEMLGIDYARSNVLAVDHGHLTGDVVTQDWGDICDGAEKRKMLLHICTQMGISPSQAIAMGDGANDLLMMGEAGLSVAYHAKPKVREQAMVAINDGGLDRLLEVVKP is encoded by the coding sequence ATGACTTCTGCGACCGAATTTGCCCCTAGCCTTGTGGTTCAAGGCTTCACACCGCCACTGTCTTTGTCTGCGTTCAAGCTGATCGCGTTTGACATGGACTCGACGCTCATCAACATCGAGTGCATTGACGAGATTGCCGATGCCGCAGGCCGCAAGGCCGAGGTGGCAGCCATCACCGAGGCGGCGATGCGCGGTGAAATCACCGACTTCAAAGACAGCTTGCGCCGCCGCGTGGCGCTGCTCAAAGGTGTGCCCGAGTCTGCGCTGCACGAGGTGTTTGAACAGCGCCTGCGCTTAAACCCCGGCGCCAAAACGCTGGTAGACACCTGCAAAGCCCATGGCATGAAAGTGTTGTTGGTCAGCGGTGGCTTTACCTTCTTTGCAGACCGCGTGTGCGAGATGCTGGGCATTGACTACGCCCGCAGCAATGTGCTGGCCGTTGACCACGGCCACCTCACCGGCGATGTGGTGACGCAAGACTGGGGCGATATTTGCGACGGCGCAGAAAAACGCAAGATGCTGCTGCACATCTGCACGCAAATGGGCATCAGCCCAAGCCAAGCCATTGCCATGGGCGACGGCGCGAACGATTTGCTGATGATGGGCGAAGCCGGTTTGTCGGTGGCCTACCACGCCAAGCCCAAGGTGCGTGAACAAGCCATGGTGGCCATCAACGACGGCGGCTTAGACCGTTTGTTGGAAGTGGTGAAGCCCTGA
- the nhaD gene encoding sodium:proton antiporter NhaD yields the protein MLTALVIVFVLAYAAIAFEHPIKINKSASALVGAGLLWSIYAVSTGDAQLVGEHLNESLISTAQIVFFLMGAMAIVEVVDAHNGFEVITSRIKTTQLSSLMWLVGFVTFFLSAILDNLTTTIVMVSLMKKLLDKRDDRLFFAGIIVIAANAGGAWSPIGDVTTTMLWIGGQITAVEIIKGLFLPSLVNLLVPLLVTSWLLKGKSVVPPLATELEQAARETTPFERNLMFFLGLGILIAVPAFKTWTHLPPFMGVLFGLGILWLVGDLVHRTKDDEDKAHLSLTHALTRIDMPSIVFFVGILLSVATLEHTHILSDLAAWLDQAVGRQDVIVMIIGVVSAIVDNVPLVAASMGMYSLTQYPADSFLWEFLAYCAGTGGSILIIGSAAGVAAMGLERIDFIWYVKKISGLALIGYFSGALVYIAEFALTH from the coding sequence ATGCTGACGGCACTGGTCATTGTTTTCGTGCTGGCGTATGCCGCCATCGCTTTTGAACACCCTATCAAAATCAACAAATCAGCTTCGGCTCTGGTCGGTGCAGGTTTGTTATGGAGCATTTATGCCGTGAGTACGGGCGATGCCCAGTTGGTCGGTGAGCATTTGAATGAGTCTCTTATTAGCACGGCACAAATTGTGTTTTTCCTAATGGGGGCCATGGCCATTGTGGAAGTGGTGGATGCACACAACGGGTTTGAAGTCATCACCTCGCGCATCAAAACTACGCAGCTGTCGAGCTTGATGTGGTTGGTTGGATTTGTGACATTTTTTCTCAGCGCCATCTTGGACAACTTGACGACCACCATCGTCATGGTGTCGCTGATGAAGAAACTGCTCGACAAACGCGACGATCGCTTGTTCTTTGCCGGCATCATCGTGATTGCAGCTAATGCAGGTGGGGCCTGGTCGCCCATTGGTGACGTGACCACCACCATGCTTTGGATTGGTGGGCAAATCACAGCCGTAGAAATCATCAAAGGCTTGTTTTTGCCATCGCTCGTGAATTTGTTGGTGCCCCTCTTGGTCACGAGTTGGCTTCTCAAAGGGAAATCTGTGGTTCCTCCTCTTGCCACTGAATTGGAGCAAGCGGCCCGAGAGACAACCCCTTTCGAACGTAATCTGATGTTCTTTTTGGGATTGGGCATTTTGATCGCTGTGCCTGCCTTCAAAACGTGGACACATCTGCCGCCATTCATGGGCGTGCTCTTTGGTTTAGGTATTTTGTGGTTGGTGGGAGATTTGGTGCATCGCACCAAAGACGATGAAGACAAAGCACATCTGTCCCTCACGCATGCGCTGACGCGCATTGACATGCCATCGATTGTTTTCTTTGTAGGTATTCTGTTGTCTGTGGCCACGTTGGAGCACACGCACATCCTGTCTGATTTGGCTGCTTGGCTCGATCAAGCGGTGGGCCGCCAAGATGTGATTGTGATGATCATTGGTGTCGTCAGCGCCATTGTGGACAACGTGCCATTGGTCGCTGCTTCGATGGGCATGTACAGCTTGACGCAATATCCCGCGGATAGTTTTTTGTGGGAATTTCTGGCTTATTGCGCAGGCACCGGTGGTTCAATTCTCATCATCGGATCAGCCGCTGGTGTTGCAGCCATGGGCTTGGAACGAATAGATTTCATTTGGTATGTCAAGAAAATCAGTGGCTTAGCGCTGATTGGGTATTTTTCTGGTGCTCTTGTTTACATCGCAGAGTTTGCACTCACGCATTAA
- a CDS encoding energy-coupling factor ABC transporter permease translates to MDFEIAVILACLCASLWLKPWRMLVDTELLTPLLATLVLLPWLWALPSLHQMPLQLHWSGAPLVTLMLGWPLAVLALIGVGIVTVFISATSVDTATALIVWQGLLPATFVLLLGAALRRWVSHHPFVYVLGRGFLGSVLCIFAASLLAQWTGHELPNVGSGLSVIAFWLMAWGDAFITGMVCAIFVAFKPQWLATWSDQMYLKS, encoded by the coding sequence ATGGACTTTGAAATCGCCGTCATCTTGGCTTGCCTGTGCGCCTCCCTATGGCTCAAGCCTTGGCGCATGTTGGTGGACACCGAACTGCTCACGCCCTTGCTGGCCACCTTGGTGCTGCTGCCGTGGCTGTGGGCGTTGCCCAGCTTGCACCAGATGCCGCTGCAACTGCATTGGTCGGGTGCGCCCTTGGTCACCCTCATGCTCGGTTGGCCGCTGGCGGTGTTGGCGCTCATTGGGGTGGGCATCGTCACCGTTTTCATCTCTGCCACATCAGTAGACACGGCTACCGCGCTCATCGTGTGGCAAGGCTTGCTGCCCGCCACCTTTGTGTTGCTGCTTGGCGCTGCGTTGCGCCGCTGGGTGTCGCACCACCCGTTTGTCTATGTGCTGGGGCGCGGCTTTTTGGGATCGGTGCTGTGCATCTTCGCCGCCAGCTTGTTGGCACAGTGGACAGGCCATGAATTACCCAATGTAGGCAGCGGCTTGTCCGTCATCGCGTTTTGGCTCATGGCTTGGGGTGATGCGTTCATCACCGGCATGGTCTGCGCCATTTTTGTGGCGTTCAAGCCGCAGTGGTTGGCCACTTGGTCTGATCAGATGTATTTGAAAAGTTAA
- the rmuC gene encoding DNA recombination protein RmuC: MEIWIAVGVGAFNALLLLLLLLLLRRPSGNNEAAVQGLQQSLQSMHEKLERIERELRTEITESSRGGRQELTQNLALFQQSQVQQLTLMQKSIGDTLNQQLQQLQKSNADKLDEMRRTVDEKLQTTLEKRLSESFKQVAERLEQVHNGLGQMQKLADGVGSLQRVLTNVKTRGMFGEVQLEALLEQVLTMEQYAKQVETKPRSNQRVDFAIRFPGRGGADGEPVWLPIDAKFPREDYERLLDAQDRADAVAAEVAAKALETRIRTEAKSIAESYLAPPHTTDFAILFLPTEGLYAEVLRRPGLMDSLQRDYRVTLAGPTTLLAMLNSLHMGFRTLALEQQASEVWKVLGAVKTEFERYGDWVEKVREQVQKAADTLDRADTRSRQMRRALKNVEALPEGEAQALLPKFDDALDDTDAKV; encoded by the coding sequence ATGGAAATTTGGATTGCGGTTGGCGTTGGTGCGTTCAATGCTTTGCTTTTGTTGCTTTTGTTGCTTTTGTTGCGCAGACCCAGTGGCAACAACGAAGCAGCCGTCCAAGGCTTGCAGCAGAGCCTGCAAAGCATGCACGAAAAGCTAGAGCGCATCGAGCGCGAGCTGCGCACCGAAATTACTGAGTCATCTCGCGGTGGCCGCCAAGAGCTGACGCAAAACTTGGCGCTGTTTCAGCAAAGCCAAGTGCAGCAACTCACGCTGATGCAAAAAAGCATTGGTGACACGCTCAACCAACAGTTGCAACAGCTTCAAAAAAGCAATGCCGACAAACTGGACGAAATGCGTCGCACCGTTGACGAGAAACTGCAAACGACGTTGGAAAAGCGCCTGTCCGAAAGTTTCAAACAAGTGGCAGAGCGTTTGGAGCAAGTGCACAATGGCTTAGGCCAAATGCAAAAACTGGCCGATGGTGTGGGCAGCTTGCAGCGCGTGTTGACCAATGTGAAAACACGCGGCATGTTTGGCGAGGTGCAACTCGAAGCCTTGCTCGAACAAGTGTTGACGATGGAGCAATACGCCAAGCAAGTGGAAACCAAACCGCGCAGCAACCAACGCGTGGACTTTGCCATTCGCTTTCCAGGCCGAGGCGGTGCAGATGGCGAGCCTGTGTGGCTACCGATTGATGCCAAGTTCCCCCGTGAAGACTACGAGCGCTTGCTCGATGCCCAAGACCGCGCCGATGCTGTGGCTGCAGAAGTGGCGGCTAAAGCACTGGAAACACGCATCCGCACCGAAGCCAAAAGTATTGCTGAGAGCTATCTAGCGCCACCGCACACGACAGACTTTGCGATTTTGTTTTTGCCCACCGAAGGTTTGTATGCCGAGGTGTTGCGCCGCCCTGGTTTGATGGACAGCTTGCAGCGCGACTACCGTGTGACGCTGGCTGGCCCCACCACTTTGTTGGCCATGCTCAACAGCTTGCACATGGGCTTTCGCACGCTCGCGCTGGAGCAACAAGCCTCAGAGGTGTGGAAGGTGTTGGGGGCAGTCAAGACCGAGTTTGAGCGCTACGGCGACTGGGTGGAGAAGGTGCGCGAGCAAGTGCAAAAAGCAGCGGACACCTTGGATCGTGCCGACACACGCAGCCGTCAAATGCGCCGCGCATTGAAGAACGTCGAAGCCTTGCCTGAAGGCGAAGCACAAGCGCTACTCCCCAAGTTTGATGACGCTTTAGATGACACGGATGCCAAAGTTTGA
- the efp gene encoding elongation factor P, translating into MKTAQEIRVGNVIMHGKDPMVVLRTEYQRGGRGSSTVRMKLKSLIANFGTEVVFKADDKMDQVILDKKECTYSYFADPMYVCMDADFNQYEVEASNMGDALNYLEDGMELEVVFYDEKAISVELPTNVTREITWTEPAVKGDTSGKVLKPAKIATGFEVAVPLFVDQGDKIEIDTRTGEYRKRV; encoded by the coding sequence ATGAAAACCGCACAAGAAATCCGCGTTGGCAACGTCATCATGCACGGCAAGGACCCTATGGTTGTCCTGCGCACCGAATACCAACGTGGCGGTCGTGGCTCGTCCACCGTTCGCATGAAATTGAAAAGCTTGATCGCTAACTTCGGCACCGAAGTCGTGTTCAAAGCTGACGACAAAATGGACCAAGTCATCTTGGACAAGAAAGAGTGCACCTACTCTTACTTTGCAGATCCCATGTATGTGTGCATGGACGCTGACTTCAACCAATACGAAGTCGAAGCCAGCAACATGGGCGATGCTCTGAACTACCTTGAAGACGGCATGGAACTCGAAGTGGTGTTCTACGACGAGAAAGCCATCTCTGTCGAATTGCCCACCAACGTCACCCGCGAAATCACTTGGACTGAACCAGCCGTCAAAGGCGACACCTCAGGCAAAGTGTTGAAGCCCGCCAAAATCGCAACAGGTTTCGAAGTCGCTGTCCCCTTGTTCGTGGACCAAGGTGACAAGATCGAAATCGACACACGCACTGGCGAATACCGCAAACGCGTCTAA